The Sebastes umbrosus isolate fSebUmb1 chromosome 4, fSebUmb1.pri, whole genome shotgun sequence genome has a window encoding:
- the pclaf gene encoding PCNA-associated factor gives MVRTKADSVPASYRKAVAAAAPRKSLGSSAANSSYSSSQSSTPAKSKYAGGNPVCTRPTPDWQKGIGDFFGGPPRKPEKENQKPQEVEDDEEAGGSGMPSRKSRPLPADDDDE, from the exons ATGGTGAGGACTAAAGCCGATAGTGTTCCTGCATCATACAGAAAAG CTGTAGCAGCTGCTGCACCCCGGAAGTCTCTGGGCTCCAGTGCAGCCAACTCCTCCTACTCCAGCAGCCAGTCATCCACTCCTG CAAAGAGCAAATATGCTGGTGGTAACCCAGTGTGTACCCGTCCCACGCCGGACTGGCAGAAGGGCATCGGAGACTTCTTCGGTGGTCCCCCGAGGAAGCCCGAGAAGGAGAACCAGAAGCCCCAGGAGGTAGAGGATGATGAAGAGGCTGGAGGCAGCGGGATGCCAAGCAGGAA gtCCAGACCACTGCCTGCTGACGATGacgatgaatga
- the nedd1 gene encoding protein NEDD1 isoform X2, with the protein MEDVPRLVSTGDCVKIWDAVSMAPLEQFNPHSNSHPVAQACWSSNNQYLVSASSSGDKLVVSSLKSTPVPVVELGEGKKQTSVCLSSSSQFLVSGGLDHSVHIWDLKTKRLHRSLKDHKEEVTCVTFNANDSYIASGSTSGDLVLHSLTTNLSSKAFGHGSDQPIHDLRLSMLKRSLLGSVSDSGTVVLWDSNTQKELHVFESAHKAPGSGLAFSPVSELLVVSVGLDKKIVCYDTTSKIILRSIRVDSPLTSVDFTPDGTGVVVGSTQGKIYQYDLRNSSAPTTIIAAHKTSVTCLRFQSNISKHKSSKLGSTKIVKRSSIKLSNSQPDSSPGTGPAPHRQVTGTGGAGTELMSREAEGQQGTEPLPVVEKFSSVGRNSLDVFSPAREDSRTQGTTGDTQFGRTYATSLEMLSREGEGQQVIGRGSLDIFSPVREDANSHRKTPLGTPLVAATGRCFSPLSVFQTPPTIKEEEPIPAAAAEPCDSRKSDKASGSSLEGEGRTTPTASQQTNHSQPGLPFFTPEPSLRRANGIQAQLSYESPAAAATAGPALSSAVSSSLSNNIAEVVGQAGAAPLTSLQMHFIQNMIHDTLEDFRDSCHKDIINLQVEMMRQFYIQLNEIHGLIEKYSVNESLVEEVEMLREENRRLRTNY; encoded by the exons ATGGAGGACGTGCCCCGCCTAGTGTCCACAGGAGACTGTGTGAAGATCTGGGATGCAGTTTCCATGGCACCGCTGGAGCAGTTCAACCCACATAGCAACAGCCACCCTGTGGCACAGGCCTGCTGGAGCTCCAACA ACCAGTACCTGGTCAGCGCCAGCAGCAGCGGAGACAAACTGGTGGTTTCCAGCCTCAAGTCGACTCCTGTTCCAGTGGTGGAACTGGGCGAGGGG AAAAAACAAACCAGTGTGTGTCTGAGTTCATCGTCTCAGTTTCTGGTCAGTGGAGGTCTGGATCACAGTGTTCACATCTGGGACCTGAAGACCAAGAGACTGCACCGCTCCCTCAAG GACCATAAAGAAGAGGTGACCTGCGTGACCTTCAATGCCAACGACAGCTACATCGCCTCCGGTTCCACCAGCGGAGACCTGGTCCTCCACAGTCTGACCACCAACCTGTCCAGCAAAGCCTTCGGACACGGCAGCGACCAG CCCATCCATGACCTGAGGCTGTCCATGCTGAAGCGCTCCCTACTGGGCAGCGTCTCTGACAGCGGCACCGTGGTCCTGTGGGACTCCAACACCCAGAAGGAGCTCCATGTGTTCGAGAGCGCCCACAAGGCCCCGGGCTCCGGCCTCGCCTTCTCCCCCGTCAGCGAGCTGTTGGTGGTTAGCGTCGGTCTCGACAAGAAGATCGTCTGCTACGACACGACCAGCAAGAT CATCCTGAGGTCGATCCGAGTGGACAGTCCGCTGACCTCGGTGGACTTCACTCCGGACGGTACCGGTGTGGTGGTCGGATCCACTCAGGGGAAGATCTACCAGTACGACCTGAGGAACTCCAGCGCCCCCACCACGATCATTGCAGCACACAAGACCTCCGTCACCTGCCTGCGCTTCcagagcaacatcagcaaacacaaG TCCAGTAAACTGGGCTCCACCAAGATTGTCAAGAGATCCTCGATCAAGCTGTCAAACAGCCAGCCAGACTCCTCCCCCGGCACAGGCCCCGCCCCCCACAGACAGGTGACAGGTACAG ggggcgctggtACAGAGTTGATGTCCCGGGAGGCTGAAGGTCAGCAGGGGACGGAGCCGCTTCCTGTTGTGGAGAAGTTCAGCAGCGTTGGACGAAACAGTCTGGACGTCTTCTCTCCTGCTCGGGAAG ACTCTCGGACCCAGGGGACGACCGGAGATACGCAGTTTGGAAGAACATACG CTACCAGTTTGGAGATGCTGTCCAGAGAAGGGGAGGGTCAGCAGGTCATCGGTCGGGGCAGTCTGGACATCTTCTCCCCAGTCAGAGAAG atgccAACTCGCACCGTAAGACCCCCCTGGGAACGCCACTGGTCGCTGCCACAGGCCGATGCTTCAGCCCGCTGTCCGTCTTCCAAACCCCTCCCACAATCAAAGAGGAGGAGCCAATCCCTGCTGCAGCAGCCGAACCATGTGACTCCAGAAAG TCCGACAAGGCCAGCGGCTCCAGTCTGGAGGGGGAGGGTCGGACCACGCCCACAGCATCCCAGCAGACCAATCACAGTCAGCCGGGCCTGCCATTCTTCACTCCAGAGCCCAGCCTCAGGAGAGCCAATGGGATTCAAGCCCAGCTGAGCTACGAGTCACCTGCAGCCGCCGCCACAGCAG GTCCAGCTCTGTCGTCGGCGGTTTCTTCCTCGCTATCCAACAACATCGCAGAGGTGGTCGGACAGGCGGGAGCTGCTCCTCTCACCTCCCTGCAGATGCACTTCATCCAGAACATGATCCATGACACTCTGGAGGACTTCAG gGACTCCTGTCACAAAGACATCATCAACCTGCAGGTGGAGATGATGCGGCAGTTTTACATCCAGCTG AACGAGATCCACGGTCTGATTGAGAAATACTCTGTGAACGAGTCtctggtggaggaggtggagatgcTGAGAGAGGAGAACCGAAGGCTGAGGACCAACTACTGA
- the nedd1 gene encoding protein NEDD1 isoform X1 produces the protein MEDVPRLVSTGDCVKIWDAVSMAPLEQFNPHSNSHPVAQACWSSNNQYLVSASSSGDKLVVSSLKSTPVPVVELGEGKKQTSVCLSSSSQFLVSGGLDHSVHIWDLKTKRLHRSLKDHKEEVTCVTFNANDSYIASGSTSGDLVLHSLTTNLSSKAFGHGSDQPIHDLRLSMLKRSLLGSVSDSGTVVLWDSNTQKELHVFESAHKAPGSGLAFSPVSELLVVSVGLDKKIVCYDTTSKIILRSIRVDSPLTSVDFTPDGTGVVVGSTQGKIYQYDLRNSSAPTTIIAAHKTSVTCLRFQSNISKHKSSKLGSTKIVKRSSIKLSNSQPDSSPGTGPAPHRQVTGTAGGAGTELMSREAEGQQGTEPLPVVEKFSSVGRNSLDVFSPAREDSRTQGTTGDTQFGRTYATSLEMLSREGEGQQVIGRGSLDIFSPVREDANSHRKTPLGTPLVAATGRCFSPLSVFQTPPTIKEEEPIPAAAAEPCDSRKSDKASGSSLEGEGRTTPTASQQTNHSQPGLPFFTPEPSLRRANGIQAQLSYESPAAAATAGPALSSAVSSSLSNNIAEVVGQAGAAPLTSLQMHFIQNMIHDTLEDFRDSCHKDIINLQVEMMRQFYIQLNEIHGLIEKYSVNESLVEEVEMLREENRRLRTNY, from the exons ATGGAGGACGTGCCCCGCCTAGTGTCCACAGGAGACTGTGTGAAGATCTGGGATGCAGTTTCCATGGCACCGCTGGAGCAGTTCAACCCACATAGCAACAGCCACCCTGTGGCACAGGCCTGCTGGAGCTCCAACA ACCAGTACCTGGTCAGCGCCAGCAGCAGCGGAGACAAACTGGTGGTTTCCAGCCTCAAGTCGACTCCTGTTCCAGTGGTGGAACTGGGCGAGGGG AAAAAACAAACCAGTGTGTGTCTGAGTTCATCGTCTCAGTTTCTGGTCAGTGGAGGTCTGGATCACAGTGTTCACATCTGGGACCTGAAGACCAAGAGACTGCACCGCTCCCTCAAG GACCATAAAGAAGAGGTGACCTGCGTGACCTTCAATGCCAACGACAGCTACATCGCCTCCGGTTCCACCAGCGGAGACCTGGTCCTCCACAGTCTGACCACCAACCTGTCCAGCAAAGCCTTCGGACACGGCAGCGACCAG CCCATCCATGACCTGAGGCTGTCCATGCTGAAGCGCTCCCTACTGGGCAGCGTCTCTGACAGCGGCACCGTGGTCCTGTGGGACTCCAACACCCAGAAGGAGCTCCATGTGTTCGAGAGCGCCCACAAGGCCCCGGGCTCCGGCCTCGCCTTCTCCCCCGTCAGCGAGCTGTTGGTGGTTAGCGTCGGTCTCGACAAGAAGATCGTCTGCTACGACACGACCAGCAAGAT CATCCTGAGGTCGATCCGAGTGGACAGTCCGCTGACCTCGGTGGACTTCACTCCGGACGGTACCGGTGTGGTGGTCGGATCCACTCAGGGGAAGATCTACCAGTACGACCTGAGGAACTCCAGCGCCCCCACCACGATCATTGCAGCACACAAGACCTCCGTCACCTGCCTGCGCTTCcagagcaacatcagcaaacacaaG TCCAGTAAACTGGGCTCCACCAAGATTGTCAAGAGATCCTCGATCAAGCTGTCAAACAGCCAGCCAGACTCCTCCCCCGGCACAGGCCCCGCCCCCCACAGACAGGTGACAGGTACAG cagggggcgctggtACAGAGTTGATGTCCCGGGAGGCTGAAGGTCAGCAGGGGACGGAGCCGCTTCCTGTTGTGGAGAAGTTCAGCAGCGTTGGACGAAACAGTCTGGACGTCTTCTCTCCTGCTCGGGAAG ACTCTCGGACCCAGGGGACGACCGGAGATACGCAGTTTGGAAGAACATACG CTACCAGTTTGGAGATGCTGTCCAGAGAAGGGGAGGGTCAGCAGGTCATCGGTCGGGGCAGTCTGGACATCTTCTCCCCAGTCAGAGAAG atgccAACTCGCACCGTAAGACCCCCCTGGGAACGCCACTGGTCGCTGCCACAGGCCGATGCTTCAGCCCGCTGTCCGTCTTCCAAACCCCTCCCACAATCAAAGAGGAGGAGCCAATCCCTGCTGCAGCAGCCGAACCATGTGACTCCAGAAAG TCCGACAAGGCCAGCGGCTCCAGTCTGGAGGGGGAGGGTCGGACCACGCCCACAGCATCCCAGCAGACCAATCACAGTCAGCCGGGCCTGCCATTCTTCACTCCAGAGCCCAGCCTCAGGAGAGCCAATGGGATTCAAGCCCAGCTGAGCTACGAGTCACCTGCAGCCGCCGCCACAGCAG GTCCAGCTCTGTCGTCGGCGGTTTCTTCCTCGCTATCCAACAACATCGCAGAGGTGGTCGGACAGGCGGGAGCTGCTCCTCTCACCTCCCTGCAGATGCACTTCATCCAGAACATGATCCATGACACTCTGGAGGACTTCAG gGACTCCTGTCACAAAGACATCATCAACCTGCAGGTGGAGATGATGCGGCAGTTTTACATCCAGCTG AACGAGATCCACGGTCTGATTGAGAAATACTCTGTGAACGAGTCtctggtggaggaggtggagatgcTGAGAGAGGAGAACCGAAGGCTGAGGACCAACTACTGA